TGCGTCTGGCGGTCTAAACCGGAGGCGCGACGGGCGCTCGTGCCGAGAGCTCCCAGCTGGCCGACAGCGCCTCGGCCTGCGCCAGCACGGTCTGCACGGCGGCATCCTGCAGGTCCGGCGGGTAGCCGTACTTGCGCAGGATGCGCTTGACCAGCACGCGCAGGCGGGCGCGGGCGGCTTGGCGGTGCGCCCAGTCCACGGTGACGTTGTCGCGCAGGGACATCAGCAGCTCGTGGGCGATCACGCGCAGCTTGTCGTCGCCCATCACCTGCACGGCCGATTCGTTCTCGGCCAGCGCGTCGTAGAAGGCGATTTCCTCGTCGGAAAGTCCCGATTCCTCGCCGCGGCTGCGTGCCGCACGGATGTCGCGGGCGAGTTCGATCAGCGCCTGCAGCACCTCGGCGGTGGTGAGCGCATTGCTGTGATAGCGCGCGATGGCGCCTTGCAGCCGCTCGCTGAAGGCGCGGGTCTCGACCACGTTGGTGCGGCTGCGGGAACGGATGCTGTCACCCAGCAGCTTGCGCAGCGCCTCCAGCGCCAGGTTCTTTTTCTGCAGCTGCTGCACTTCGGCCAGGAACTCGTCGGACAGGATGGAGATGTCCGGGCTCTTGATGCCGGCCGCGGCCAGGATGTCGACGATCTCGGTGGACACCACGGCGCGGCTGACGATCTGCTGGATGGCCAGGTCCCGGTCCGGGCGGGCGCTGCCGGCGCCGTCGGCCGTCTTGACCAGCGCGGCACGAATCGCCTGAAAGAAGCCGACCTCCTCGCGGATGGCGCGCGCCTCGTCCGCGCTCGCCGCCAGCGCAAACGCCTTGGAAAGCGCCAGCACGGCATCGGCAAAGCGCCGCAGCGCCTGCTTTTTGCCGTCGGGCGTGGCTTCCGCCGCCGCCCACTGCTGCTGCCGGGCCAACATCCAGTCGATGGCGCCGGCCATCATCGCCAGGCGCTCGGCCGGCGTGCCGGCAAGGCCCGTGCGGTAGTCGAAGCCATGGAACATGGCGCGCACGATCTCGACCTTCTCCAACAGCACCGCCACCGCCTCGGCCTCGTCGATGCCGGTCTGGTCCTGATCGGGCCGGGAATACTGCGCGAGCGCCGATTTGAGGTTCTGGGCGATGCCGATGTAGTCCACGATCAACCCGGCCGGCTTGTCGCGGAACACCCGGTTCACGCGGGCGATGGCCTGCATCAGGCCGTGGCCGCGCATGGGCTTGTCGAGGTACAGGGTGTGCAGGCAGGGCGCGTCGAAGCCGGTCAGCCACATGTCGCGCACGATCACCAGCCTGAGCGGGTCGGCCGGGTCCTTGATCCGCTTGGCGAGCAGATCGCGCCGCGCCTTGTTGCCGATGTGTTTCTGCCACTGCGGCGGATCGGCCGCCGAACCCGTCATCACGATCTTGATGGCGCCCTGGGCGTCGTCGTCGCTGTGCCAGTCCGGGCGCAGCTTGACGATTTGGTCGTAGAGCTTGACGCAGATGCGCCGGCTCATGCACACGATCATCGCCTTGCCGTCCAGCGCTGCCACGCGGTCTTCGAAGTGCTGCACCAGGTCGGCCGCCAGCAGGGCAAGACGCCTGTCGGCGCCCACCAGCGCCTCGACGGTGGCCCATTTCTGCTTGGCGCGCTCGGCGCTCGGTTCGTCCTCGTCCTCCAGCAGCGCTTCGATTTCGGCGTCGATCTTCGGCTTCTCGTCCTCGTCCAGCTCGATGCGTGCCAGGCGCGATTCGTAGTAGATCGGCACCGTGGCGCCGTCTTCCACCGCGCGGCTGATGTCGTAGACGTCGATGTAGTGGCCGAACACCGCCGGCGTGTTCACGTCGTCCGTTTCGATGGGCGTGCCGGTGAAGCCGATGAACGAGGCGCAGGGCAGCGCATCGCGCAGGTACTTGGCAAAGCCGTAGGCGATCTCGCCGGTCTTGCCGGCTACCCGGGCGCGGAAGCCGTACTGGCTGCGGTGTGCCTCGTCGGCGATCACCACCACGTTGGACCGATCCGTGAGCGTGGCAACGTTGGCCTCGTCCACCGCCGGCGAGAACTTCTGCAGCGTGGTGAAGATCACCCCGCCCGAGGCGCGGTTCAGCAGCGCGCGCAGATGTTCGCGGTCCTGCGCCTGCACCGGCGTCTGGCGCAGCAGGTCGCGGCACTGCGAAAAGGTGGCAAACAGCTGGTCGTCCAGGTCGTTGCGGTCGGTGATGACCACCAGCGTCGGGTTGGCCATGGCCGGATGCTCGATCAGCATGCCGGCGTAGAAAGCCATCAGCAGGCTCTTGCCGGAACCTTGCGTATGCCAGATCACCCCGGCCTTGCGGTCGCCCGGCGGCTGGTTCGCCACGCTCGGCAGGCCGTAGGCGGCCGGGTCCTCGGCCTGCCAGTTGTGGCGGCTGGCGCGCAGCGTTGAGGCCACCGCCTTGCGCACCGCGTGGAACTGGTGGTAGCCAGCGATGAGCTTGACCGGCCCGTCGCCGCGCTCGCAAAACACCGTGAAATGGCGCAGCAGCGCCAGCAGGCGCTGCGGCTCGAACACGCCCTCCACCAGCGTCGGCAGCTCCGGCGTGCCCTTGGGCGCGATGCGCGTGCCGTCGGTGGTGCGCCAGGGCATGAAGCGCTCGAAATCGGCCGACAGCGACCCCACCCGCGCCGTGAGGCCGTCGGAGGCGATCAGGATCGCGTTGGTGTGGAACAGCTGCGGAATGTCCTGCTTGTAGGTCTGCAACTGGTTGAAGGCGCCCGCCACGCTGGCCTGGGCGCTGCCCGGCGCTTTCAGCTCGACCACCGCCAGCGGTAGGCCGTTGACGAACACCACCACGTCCGGCCGCCGCTGGGTCTGCCCGTTGATCACCACGAACTGGTTCACCGCCAGCCAGTCGTTGTTGGCCGGGTCATCGAAGTCGATCAGGCGCACCTTGGCCGCGGTGAGCGCGCCGTCGTCGGCGTCGTACTCCACGTCCACGCCTTCGGTCAGCAGACGATGCAGCCGGCGGTTCTCTTCCAGCAGATTCGGCAGCTCGGCCTGCGTCACGCGCCGGATGGCGTCGTGGCGCGCTGCCACGGGCAGCGCGGGATTGAGGCGCTCGACCGCCCGCTCCAGGCGCGCTTTGAGCACCACCTCGTCATGGCTCTCGCGCTCGGGGCGATGACCGTCCGGGCCGATGTCCTCCTCGCGCTCGACGGCATAGCCCAGCGCGCGCAGCTGGTCGAGCAGTGCCTGCTCGAGTTCGGCTTCCGGCAGATAGGCCATTGTTTACGCTCCTCTGCTGGCGGGTTGAGCCAGCATGTTTTCGATCAGGCGGATCATCACGTCCTTGTTCTTGGCGTCCGATTCCGCCACCAGCAGCGCCAGCGCGGCGAGCCCCACGTCGTTGATCACCGGCTCGCCGCCGCGCATCAGGCGGCCGTTGCGCGCCAAAAAATCCACGAACAAAAACGCCGCGGTGCGTTTGTTGCCATCCGCAAACGGGTGGTTTTTGATGACGAAATACAGCAGGTGCGCGGCCTTGGTTTCGATGCTGGGATACGCCGGCTCGCCGAACACGGTCTGCTCCAGATTGCCCAAGATGGCGGCGAAGGCGTCCCCGCGCTCGCGGCCGAACAGGTCGGACGCTTCACCGCGCGCCATCAGGTCGGCTTTCAGGCGCGCGATGGCCGCGCGGGCTTCTTCCAGCGAAGGCAGCACCCCGCCCGGGCTGCCCGGCGGCTCCTCAAGCAGCCCTTCGTCGTAGCGTTGCAGCCAGAGGAACGTCTGTGTGTAGCGGGCGATCACGTCCACCAGCCCGCGCCCCTCGTCGAGGGTGAGTGCCTCGCCCGCGGCGGCCTTTCGCACCAGCGCAAGCGCGGCTTCCAGCTCGGCGGCGTTGCGCTCGAAGCGCTGGCGGTCAAGCGAAAAACCGCGTGTCAGGTGCTCGCGCAGCACGCCGGTGGCCCATTGGCGAAAGCGCGTGCCCTGCTGCGACTTGACCCGGTAGCCAACGGAGATGATCACATCGAGGTTGTAGAACCGTACCGGCTTGTCCGAGCCAGCAATGTGCAAATTTTGCACATTGCTTTTTTCTTCCAGCTCGCCTTCGGCGAACACATTGCGGATGTGCTTGGTGATGACCGAGCGTTCACGCCCAAACAGCGCGGCCATCTGCTCTTGCGTGAGCCAAACCGTCTCGCGGTCCAGCCGCACTTCGACCCGCGCCTCGGCGCCGTCGTAGATGATGACTTGGTCGGCAGACTGCATGGGATTTCCTTCCCGAAATGGATCATGGGTGCGGCGGGCTCCACGACAAGCACATTGCTGGCTCATGCCCCAGCGCGCTCCAAAAAGGCTTCGGCATCCTTCACCCGCAACTCGCCGGAGATGAGTTTGGGCAGGAGGGTGTCGCGGAGGTGGGCGAGGGTGCGGGATTCGTGAATGCTAGTGATGATTCTTTCAATCGTTGGCTGAATTGTTTCGGTGAACAAAGCTGCTATAGATTTTGGCGGGCGCACGGTTTCATATCGGGCCATGTCCGTCCAACTCGTGCGCGGCATTTTGGTACCTGTCGATCCGGCACTTGTAAACTCGACGAACTGGTCACTCGAAACCAATCCCAAAACGAAAGCGAACTCATAGCGTTCTTTCGGTGCGATGACTACGATATCTGTGGAACAAACACCATTAATCGGTGCAACGCCGACCTTGTGGAAATACGGCCGGAGTTTTCCGAACAAGATCTCGCTTTTTCTGAATGCAAACTTGTTGCTTTCGATTCCTGAGGCAAATCCCCAGTCAGACAAAGCGATGGAGTGCTTCGGCATGTGTTCGAGTGCAATGTATGGAGTATCTGGATCGATTGCGTCAGGTTGGATATTGCGACGCGGGTGCTCAGCGATATCGCCTAGCGTCACCCGCTCCCACCCCTCCGGAATCTCCCCCAACTCCGATTCGACGAGCCGGTCGGGGAAAAGGTCGTAGAGGTGCGCGGGCAGGCCGGGGAGCATCTCGCCGCGGCGCCAGCGGCCTTCGATTTTGGCGCGCACTGGCTCGAAGTCCACGAACCACGCCTTGAACAGGGCGCGGGCCATGGCCTCCAGGGTTTCGTTCTGGCGGCGCAGGTTTTCTATCTTGTCGTCCAGCGTGCCGAGGATATGGGCGATGGCGCGTTGTTCTTCGATGGGCGGCAACGGCACTTTCAGCTCGCTTAGAGCCTTTCCTGTCAGGTGCTTGATGGTCGTTCCCGTGAAGAACGGTTCCAACCACCCTGCGCGTCCCGCCAACATGAACCAATAGAACAAGTAGTAATTATTCAGACCATCTTTCGGCCTGATTCGGTGCAAGGCCTTCTGAATCTTCATGTCGGGAACCTGTTCCCGCCAGACTGCGCAACGGCCCGGTTCGCCCCCTTCACAAACAATCAGATCTCCATCGCGAATTCCGTAACGTTCCTCTTCGCCTTCTTCAAATTTCATCAATGCCAAATCGTTGAGCTCGAATGAGCCCCAGCGGACATTGCTGTTTCCAAGGTATGGGCGAGGGACTCCTTTGTTTTTATTCGCATCGAGCATCTTCCCGA
The DNA window shown above is from Aerosticca soli and carries:
- a CDS encoding type I restriction endonuclease subunit R — its product is MAYLPEAELEQALLDQLRALGYAVEREEDIGPDGHRPERESHDEVVLKARLERAVERLNPALPVAARHDAIRRVTQAELPNLLEENRRLHRLLTEGVDVEYDADDGALTAAKVRLIDFDDPANNDWLAVNQFVVINGQTQRRPDVVVFVNGLPLAVVELKAPGSAQASVAGAFNQLQTYKQDIPQLFHTNAILIASDGLTARVGSLSADFERFMPWRTTDGTRIAPKGTPELPTLVEGVFEPQRLLALLRHFTVFCERGDGPVKLIAGYHQFHAVRKAVASTLRASRHNWQAEDPAAYGLPSVANQPPGDRKAGVIWHTQGSGKSLLMAFYAGMLIEHPAMANPTLVVITDRNDLDDQLFATFSQCRDLLRQTPVQAQDREHLRALLNRASGGVIFTTLQKFSPAVDEANVATLTDRSNVVVIADEAHRSQYGFRARVAGKTGEIAYGFAKYLRDALPCASFIGFTGTPIETDDVNTPAVFGHYIDVYDISRAVEDGATVPIYYESRLARIELDEDEKPKIDAEIEALLEDEDEPSAERAKQKWATVEALVGADRRLALLAADLVQHFEDRVAALDGKAMIVCMSRRICVKLYDQIVKLRPDWHSDDDAQGAIKIVMTGSAADPPQWQKHIGNKARRDLLAKRIKDPADPLRLVIVRDMWLTGFDAPCLHTLYLDKPMRGHGLMQAIARVNRVFRDKPAGLIVDYIGIAQNLKSALAQYSRPDQDQTGIDEAEAVAVLLEKVEIVRAMFHGFDYRTGLAGTPAERLAMMAGAIDWMLARQQQWAAAEATPDGKKQALRRFADAVLALSKAFALAASADEARAIREEVGFFQAIRAALVKTADGAGSARPDRDLAIQQIVSRAVVSTEIVDILAAAGIKSPDISILSDEFLAEVQQLQKKNLALEALRKLLGDSIRSRSRTNVVETRAFSERLQGAIARYHSNALTTAEVLQALIELARDIRAARSRGEESGLSDEEIAFYDALAENESAVQVMGDDKLRVIAHELLMSLRDNVTVDWAHRQAARARLRVLVKRILRKYGYPPDLQDAAVQTVLAQAEALSASWELSARAPVAPPV
- the rhuM gene encoding RhuM family protein, producing the protein MQSADQVIIYDGAEARVEVRLDRETVWLTQEQMAALFGRERSVITKHIRNVFAEGELEEKSNVQNLHIAGSDKPVRFYNLDVIISVGYRVKSQQGTRFRQWATGVLREHLTRGFSLDRQRFERNAAELEAALALVRKAAAGEALTLDEGRGLVDVIARYTQTFLWLQRYDEGLLEEPPGSPGGVLPSLEEARAAIARLKADLMARGEASDLFGRERGDAFAAILGNLEQTVFGEPAYPSIETKAAHLLYFVIKNHPFADGNKRTAAFLFVDFLARNGRLMRGGEPVINDVGLAALALLVAESDAKNKDVMIRLIENMLAQPASRGA
- a CDS encoding restriction endonuclease subunit S → MAGEWQMVRLGDYVDSNLGKMLDANKNKGVPRPYLGNSNVRWGSFELNDLALMKFEEGEEERYGIRDGDLIVCEGGEPGRCAVWREQVPDMKIQKALHRIRPKDGLNNYYLFYWFMLAGRAGWLEPFFTGTTIKHLTGKALSELKVPLPPIEEQRAIAHILGTLDDKIENLRRQNETLEAMARALFKAWFVDFEPVRAKIEGRWRRGEMLPGLPAHLYDLFPDRLVESELGEIPEGWERVTLGDIAEHPRRNIQPDAIDPDTPYIALEHMPKHSIALSDWGFASGIESNKFAFRKSEILFGKLRPYFHKVGVAPINGVCSTDIVVIAPKERYEFAFVLGLVSSDQFVEFTSAGSTGTKMPRTSWTDMARYETVRPPKSIAALFTETIQPTIERIITSIHESRTLAHLRDTLLPKLISGELRVKDAEAFLERAGA